A window of Sporomusaceae bacterium FL31 genomic DNA:
TTCAATTTCACTTGAAGGGCAGCCATGCATGGTTGATAAGGTTACTGATTTACAAATAACTGGCGAAATTCGATCAGGCAAGTCCTTTAAGCTAACCAGTTTTTTCTCGAGACCGGTATTCTTGAAAAAATTTTCTTGTTGCAATACCCAAGCCAGGTCATCGAGATAATTCATGAAAGCAGGCTGGGCTGATGCATTCATTAAGTTGTTGATATAAGCATCCATGCGTGCTGATTTGAGACCTTGCATATTATAGCCGACACTCATATTAAATAGAAAAGAGCGTTGACGACCTGTGCGAAGCTCAAAGATTTCCTCTAGAAGATGCAGAACGATCCAGGCTTTAATGTACTCGTCATAGGCCTGTTCAACCGGATATTCTGATGACCATTCAGTATTAAAAGCCTCATCTTCCGCATCAATACAAGGCTTTGCCACTGGAGGCTCTTGCTCCTGAACCGTTTTTAATTCAATGAAGCGGCTGCCGGCTAGGTAGGCTGTGATAATATTTTGTGCTAATTGGGTATGAGGGCCTGCTGCCGGACCTAAGGGAGTTTCACAAGTTTCGCCAAACAGACTTACCAGTTTGTTTGAGCGTTTTCGGAAAAAAGAAATTTCAGGCAGAGCGAAGATGGTACGGGCTGTGGCAAACTCTTGAAACATTCGTTTAATAAGTTCCCTCAGGGAAATTGGCCGCATGATATCTCCCATGGTCGTTCCTCCCTTATTTAAATTCAGTTATTTAATAACTATTGCTAATTGGTTATTTTTAGTTGCAAAAACTATGCCAGTTTTCGGCGAACATTGGCCTAACCTAAAAATAAGTGACAGTCTATTCACAGTGCACAAAAAGGACAAAGAGCGGCTCGGCTGCTGGCGCGAATCTTGCATAGGGTTATTGCTGAAAAATTTCACCAGGGGAGGAATCATTGTTATGGCCGAGTTTATTCAATGGAAAGTCAACTCTATGAAGCAAAAGCAAGAGCTGGGGTCAGCTACTGCTTTATTTAGCAGGGAAGCCATTCACACAGTAAAAAAATTTCATAACAGCTTTCCGCAATATAGTCCGACTCCGCTACACAGCTTGCCTAACCTAGCCGAAAAACTGGGGGTCGCTGGAATCTATATCAAAGATGAATCATGGCGTTTTGGTTTAAACGCTTTTAAAGTTTTAGGTGGCTCCTATGCAATTGCCAGGCATATGGCTGAGCAACTGCAGCGTAATATTAATGAACTGCCGTTCGCTGTTCTGACTTCATCCCAGGTTAAGCAGCAATTAGGCAACATTACGTTTGCTACGACCACGGATGGCAATCATGGCCGTGGAATAGCCTGGACAGCACGGCAGTTAGGCCAGCGCTCAGTCGTGTATATGCCTAAGGGAAGTTCACCGTATCGCCTGCAAGCCATTAGAAACGAAGGTGCCGAAGCCTCTATCACTGACTTTAACTA
This region includes:
- the dpaL_2 gene encoding PLP-dependent lyase/thiolase, with the protein product MAEFIQWKVNSMKQKQELGSATALFSREAIHTVKKFHNSFPQYSPTPLHSLPNLAEKLGVAGIYIKDESWRFGLNAFKVLGGSYAIARHMAEQLQRNINELPFAVLTSSQVKQQLGNITFATTTDGNHGRGIAWTARQLGQRSVVYMPKGSSPYRLQAIRNEGAEASITDFNYDDTVRMTAAAARKHGWVMVQDTAWEGYQDIPAWIMQGYGTLAAEALEQLNAVNIQKPSHVFVQAGVGSLAGAVQGYFTDLFQNERPHMTIVESNQADCFYQSVLAADGKARKVGGDMATIMAGLACGEPNLIGWNLLRDYSDSFAACFAELVLIL